The following is a genomic window from Lysinibacillus sp. G4S2.
AGTTTTCTACGTCTAATTTCACCATTAAGAACTGCTTGGCACTTTTATTTAACACAAGTTGTGTTAATTGCTGCAAGGAATTTAATGTTTGACCACGTTTCCCTATAAGCAGTGCAGCTTTCTCGCTTTTCAGTTGAAATATAACATATTTCCCTTCACGTGTCGTTTCAATTTCAAGATCATGAATATCCAATTGTTCAGCAATATTTACTAAATAAGCCTTTGCATCTTCAATCGGGTTTACTGAGGCTTCTTCTTCCTCTTTTTGATCCTCTACGACTTGTTGAACAGCTTCGATTTCACTTGGTTGTTCAGAAACTTGTAAACTTATTGTTTCAACATCATCTTTTACTGCTGGTTCGTCAAATTGAGCCATATTTTGCTGTTCAGCTTTTTCTACCTCAATTGTTGGTCGAACCTGTACTTCCTTTACTGTTACACGAACTTCTGCAGATCGTGCCCCAAAACCTAAAAATCCTTTTTTACCTTCTTGTAAAACTTCAACATCTACTTGTTCACGGGTTTTGCCAAGTTTCTGTAACGCCAATGAGATCGCTTCTTGTGTTGTTGCGCCTATTTGCGTAAGTTGTTTCACTTTTTAGCCCCTCCATTTTGAGCAGGTTGTGTTTTATTTTTTTCCCAAGGTTTATAAATATACAGGTTTTGCATAATCGAGATAATGTTTCCGATTACCCAGTATAGTGATAATGCTGCTGGTAATGCTATACCAAAACTAATAATCATAATTGGCATAATGTACATCATTATCTTCATTTGAGGGTTATCCATCGCTGGGCCCGTACGTAAAACTAAAAATTGCATAATACCAGCAGTAATTGCTAATGCCGGTGCAGGCTCTGCTAATGGGAAGATAAGGAAATTACCTAAATCAAAAGCAGGTGTAGCATTCATACGACTAATCGCATGATAGAAACCAATTAAAATTGGCATTTGAATGATTACAGGTAAACATCCAGCAAGTGGGTTAACACCCGACTCACTCATAAGCTTCATCATTTCTTGCTGATATTGTTGCTGTGTCTGTGCATCCTTAGAAGCATACTTCTTTTGCAATTCCTTCAATTTCGGCTGAACTTCTTGCATTTTTTTAGAGTTCTTTGTTTGTTTAATCATCAATGGAAGAATTGCTAAACGAATGATAATCGTTACAACAATGATCCCCCATGCATATGAACCAAGCAATTCAGCAAAGTATTTTATCACTGATACTAAAGGCCAAACAATGAATTCATTCCAGAAGCCTGTGCTTTCTTTGGAGATCGGTTCATTGAATTCTGTACAGCCAGATAGTAGTAATGCTACTGATGCTAGCGACAAAATTACCCAAAGTTGTTTCTTCAACCTTTTTCCCCCTACAAATACTATTCACTTTTTCTAAAACTATATGCGTTCTTCTTCTTTATTCATTTACAGATTCTTTGCTACTGAATAAAGTTATCAGTTATTTTATCATGCATATAACGTTTCACTCTACTAAATATTCTAACAATGTGCATATATTTGCTAAGTACTGTTACTTTTTTTCATATATTGCTGTGAAACCTTACTCATAAATACCCCTATGTGTATTTATTATAGCTTCACTTTTGCGCAGAAATATATGAAATCAATGTGCTATTTACCACTTAGTTTGCCTTTCATATTACGTTTTCTTTAATACTTTTGCGATTCGTAGAACATGCTGCAAACTTTGTTTCACTTCATGAAAATCCATAGTGGCCGCCGGTTGTCTGGCGATAATAACATAGTCCATATTCGGTTTTAGCTCATCCTTTAATTCTTGAATGCTCTGTCGAATATAGCGTTTGATCTGGTTGCGTGTTACCGCATTCCCAAGCTTTTTACTAACTGATAAACCTACACGAAATTCCGTTTGTCCCTCTTTTTCTAAAAAATAAACGACAAACTGACGATTAGCGAAAGATTTCCCCTTTTTA
Proteins encoded in this region:
- the jag gene encoding RNA-binding cell elongation regulator Jag/EloR, coding for MKQLTQIGATTQEAISLALQKLGKTREQVDVEVLQEGKKGFLGFGARSAEVRVTVKEVQVRPTIEVEKAEQQNMAQFDEPAVKDDVETISLQVSEQPSEIEAVQQVVEDQKEEEEASVNPIEDAKAYLVNIAEQLDIHDLEIETTREGKYVIFQLKSEKAALLIGKRGQTLNSLQQLTQLVLNKSAKQFLMVKLDVENYRERRQVALELLADRMADKALRLNQRVTFEPMQSYERKIIHNQLANRFDIETYSEGTEPNRYLVIEPVNND
- the yidC gene encoding membrane protein insertase YidC — its product is MKKQLWVILSLASVALLLSGCTEFNEPISKESTGFWNEFIVWPLVSVIKYFAELLGSYAWGIIVVTIIIRLAILPLMIKQTKNSKKMQEVQPKLKELQKKYASKDAQTQQQYQQEMMKLMSESGVNPLAGCLPVIIQMPILIGFYHAISRMNATPAFDLGNFLIFPLAEPAPALAITAGIMQFLVLRTGPAMDNPQMKIMMYIMPIMIISFGIALPAALSLYWVIGNIISIMQNLYIYKPWEKNKTQPAQNGGAKK
- the rnpA gene encoding ribonuclease P protein component — encoded protein: MKKRQRVKKNDDFQKVFKKGKSFANRQFVVYFLEKEGQTEFRVGLSVSKKLGNAVTRNQIKRYIRQSIQELKDELKPNMDYVIIARQPAATMDFHEVKQSLQHVLRIAKVLKKT